The Chroicocephalus ridibundus chromosome 17, bChrRid1.1, whole genome shotgun sequence genome window below encodes:
- the NEUROD2 gene encoding neurogenic differentiation factor 2, which produces MLTRLFSEPSLVPEVPKFAGWAEECEEEDARSEKEERAGKGCALPEEPPEGSLGESKEEGELGGDEEEEEEEEEGLEEAEGERPKKRGPKKRKMTKARLERSKLRRQKANARERNRMHDLNAALDNLRKVVPCYSKTQKLSKIETLRLAKNYIWALSEILRSGKRPDLVSYVQTLCKGLSQPTTNLVAGCLQLNSRNFLTEQGQEGGRFHGPNASFAVHPYPYPCSRLAAAQCPPAAGPGSHGLRTHSYCSSAYESLYGNASPDYNSSEYDGGLSPPLCINGNFSLKQDSSSPDHEKSYHYSMHYSALPGSRPAGHNLVFGSAGMRGGVHSENIFPYDMHLPHERGPMYEELNAFFHN; this is translated from the coding sequence ATGTTGACGCGACTTTTCAGCGAGCCCAGCCTGGTCCCCGAAGTGCCGAAATTCGCCGGTTGGGCCGAGGAGTGCGAGGAGGAGGATGCCCGCAGCGAGAAGGAGGAGCGGGCGGGGAAGGGCTGCGCCCTCCCGGAGGAGCCGCCCGAGGGTTCGCTGggggagagcaaggaggaaggggagctaggcggggacgaggaggaggaggaggaggaggaggaaggcttggAGGAGGCGGAGGGCGAGCGGCCCAAGAAGCGGGGCCCCAAGAAGCGCAAGATGACCAAGGCGCGGCTGGAGCGCTCCAAGCTGCGGCGGCAGAAGGCGAACGCCCGGGAGCGCAACCGCATGCACGACCTGAACGCGGCCCTGGACAACCTGCGGAAGGTGGTTCCCTGCTACTCCAAAACCCAAAAGCTCTCCAAAATCGAGACCCTCCGCTTGGCCAAGAACTACATCTGGGCTCTCTCCGAGATCCTGCGCTCGGGCAAACGGCCCGACCTGGTTTCCTACGTGCAGACTCTGTGCAAGGGGCTGTCGCAGCCCACCACCAACCTGGTGGCCGGCTGCCTGCAGCTCAACTCCCGCAATTTCCTCAcggagcaggggcaggaggggggccgtTTCCACGGTCCCAACGCCTCCTTCGCCGTGCACCCCTACCCCTACCCCTGCTCGCGGCTGGCCGCGGCGCagtgcccgcccgccgccggccccggctcccaCGGGCTGAGGACACACAGCTACTGCTCCTCCGCCTACGAGAGCCTCTACGGCAACGCCTCCCCCGACTACAACAGCTCGGAGTACgacggggggctcagcccccccctcTGCATCAACGGCAACTTCTCCCTCAAGCAGGACTCTTCTTCCCCCGACCACGAGAAAAGCTACCACTACTCTATGCACTACTCggcgctgcccggctcccgccccgccggccacAACCTGGTCTTCGGTTCGGCGGGGATGCGCGGGGGGGTCCACTCCGAGAACATCTTCCCCTACGACATGCACCTCCCGCACGAGCGGGGCCCCATGTACGAGGAGCTCAACGCCTTCTTCCACAACTGA
- the PPP1R1B gene encoding protein phosphatase 1 regulatory subunit 1B isoform X1, translating into MDPKDRKKIQFSVPAPPSQLDPRAVEMIRRRRPTPAMLFQLSEHSSPEDESLPYQRASGEGCLLKPKRTNPCAYTPPSLKAVQRIVQSHLESGLGGGDSSDGEPDDGEHELARACDPDSALEPAAPGSQARAERSYFPAGPKAHKRKGGQKVSFAGGIEERGEDLKSLTVSEIPEDPEGAEGDEEEPGREQEDGGTGERRHVGFAEVPSRPIGTERHSPTFPLGNS; encoded by the exons ATGGACCCCAAGGACCGCAAGAAGATCCAGTTCTCGGTGccggccccccccagccagctGGACCCCCGCGCCGTCGAGATG ATCCGCCGGCGGAGGCCCACGCCGGCCATGCTCTTCCAGCTCTCCGAGCACTCCTCCCCAG AGGACGAGTCCCTGCCCTACCAG CGCGCCTCGGGCGAGGGCTGCCTGCTAAAACCAAAGAGGACCAACCCGTGTGCCTACACACCGCCCTCGCTCAAAG CGGTGCAGCGCATCGTGCAGTCCCACCTGGAGAGTGGCCTGGGCGGGGGCGACAGCTCCGACGGGGAACCCGATGACGGGGAGCACGAGCTGGCCCGCGCCTGCGACCCCGACAGTGCCCTGGAGCCTG cagccccagggagccaggCCAGAGCCGAGCGGAGCTACTTCCCCGCCGGCCCCAAGGCGCACAAGCGGAAAG GCGGGCAGAAGGTGTCCTTCGCCGGCGGCATAGAGGAGCGCGGGGAGGACCTGAAGTCACTGACGGTGTCGGAGATCCCCGAGGACCCCGAGGGAGCGGAGGGTGACGAGGAGGAGCCGGGACGGGAGCAGGAGGACGGCGGCACCGGGG AGCGGCGACACGTCGGCTTCGCCGAGGTGCCCTCGCGCCCCATCGGCACCGAGCGCCATTCGCCCACCTTCCCGCTGGGCAACAGTTAG
- the PPP1R1B gene encoding protein phosphatase 1 regulatory subunit 1B isoform X2, translated as MDPKDRKKIQFSVPAPPSQLDPRAVEMIRRRRPTPAMLFQLSEHSSPEDESLPYQRASGEGCLLKPKRTNPCAYTPPSLKAVQRIVQSHLESGLGGGDSSDGEPDDGEHELARACDPDSALEPAPGSQARAERSYFPAGPKAHKRKGGQKVSFAGGIEERGEDLKSLTVSEIPEDPEGAEGDEEEPGREQEDGGTGERRHVGFAEVPSRPIGTERHSPTFPLGNS; from the exons ATGGACCCCAAGGACCGCAAGAAGATCCAGTTCTCGGTGccggccccccccagccagctGGACCCCCGCGCCGTCGAGATG ATCCGCCGGCGGAGGCCCACGCCGGCCATGCTCTTCCAGCTCTCCGAGCACTCCTCCCCAG AGGACGAGTCCCTGCCCTACCAG CGCGCCTCGGGCGAGGGCTGCCTGCTAAAACCAAAGAGGACCAACCCGTGTGCCTACACACCGCCCTCGCTCAAAG CGGTGCAGCGCATCGTGCAGTCCCACCTGGAGAGTGGCCTGGGCGGGGGCGACAGCTCCGACGGGGAACCCGATGACGGGGAGCACGAGCTGGCCCGCGCCTGCGACCCCGACAGTGCCCTGGAGCCTG ccccagggagccaggCCAGAGCCGAGCGGAGCTACTTCCCCGCCGGCCCCAAGGCGCACAAGCGGAAAG GCGGGCAGAAGGTGTCCTTCGCCGGCGGCATAGAGGAGCGCGGGGAGGACCTGAAGTCACTGACGGTGTCGGAGATCCCCGAGGACCCCGAGGGAGCGGAGGGTGACGAGGAGGAGCCGGGACGGGAGCAGGAGGACGGCGGCACCGGGG AGCGGCGACACGTCGGCTTCGCCGAGGTGCCCTCGCGCCCCATCGGCACCGAGCGCCATTCGCCCACCTTCCCGCTGGGCAACAGTTAG
- the PPP1R1B gene encoding protein phosphatase 1 regulatory subunit 1B isoform X3: protein MLFQLSEHSSPEDESLPYQRASGEGCLLKPKRTNPCAYTPPSLKAVQRIVQSHLESGLGGGDSSDGEPDDGEHELARACDPDSALEPAAPGSQARAERSYFPAGPKAHKRKGGQKVSFAGGIEERGEDLKSLTVSEIPEDPEGAEGDEEEPGREQEDGGTGERRHVGFAEVPSRPIGTERHSPTFPLGNS, encoded by the exons ATGCTCTTCCAGCTCTCCGAGCACTCCTCCCCAG AGGACGAGTCCCTGCCCTACCAG CGCGCCTCGGGCGAGGGCTGCCTGCTAAAACCAAAGAGGACCAACCCGTGTGCCTACACACCGCCCTCGCTCAAAG CGGTGCAGCGCATCGTGCAGTCCCACCTGGAGAGTGGCCTGGGCGGGGGCGACAGCTCCGACGGGGAACCCGATGACGGGGAGCACGAGCTGGCCCGCGCCTGCGACCCCGACAGTGCCCTGGAGCCTG cagccccagggagccaggCCAGAGCCGAGCGGAGCTACTTCCCCGCCGGCCCCAAGGCGCACAAGCGGAAAG GCGGGCAGAAGGTGTCCTTCGCCGGCGGCATAGAGGAGCGCGGGGAGGACCTGAAGTCACTGACGGTGTCGGAGATCCCCGAGGACCCCGAGGGAGCGGAGGGTGACGAGGAGGAGCCGGGACGGGAGCAGGAGGACGGCGGCACCGGGG AGCGGCGACACGTCGGCTTCGCCGAGGTGCCCTCGCGCCCCATCGGCACCGAGCGCCATTCGCCCACCTTCCCGCTGGGCAACAGTTAG